One Etheostoma cragini isolate CJK2018 chromosome 19, CSU_Ecrag_1.0, whole genome shotgun sequence DNA segment encodes these proteins:
- the lrp10 gene encoding low-density lipoprotein receptor-related protein 10 isoform X1 yields the protein MTVTYNLCALLVFTVTACSHFKPALCSAHCGHSLQVLDSDVGEITSSAYHSWSYRFGSTYDCWIIKGSEGEPIVLSFSQFSVRCRKEWVSIKSSFDSEPLVLCGSKLPQPMEFPGGNITVMHHFLPHLFPVSSFLLNYARGPDSGKCPETSFECLGGRCLPLSWRCNGQVECLGESAGLGTDEQGCDAEVGTTEPPKYSSTMAGEEKNPYWDPDRHYVADSESDLWALLKEREEVEAQVDKEQSQSHRELIVTPTPIEWPCGGLLQTFYGTFSPPAIQGPALFCVWTLDPQDSRPLRLDLQQLVLGPGDRLTVYNREQGKGEIIKIITSVSNYKSVQVESHTGLLSMTYETLPGSEGSGFNATFHVGTYCPPWEGRCGGAAGGCFTQEQRCDGKWDCPETGKDEEGCRGCSLNQFACGLAGQKAVASSHFAGRPVCYPVTERCNYQLYCADGSDERDCTVCQPGTFHCDSDRCVFESWRCDGQVDCKDGTDELNCTVILPRKVITAATVGSLVCGLLLVIAMGCTCKLYSLRTREYSLFAPISRQEAELIQQQAPPSYGQLIAQGIIPPVEDFPTENPNETSSLSLRGILQLLRQDAANSPHRRRRPRFIRRAVRRMRRWGLIPRHTSRPSQVSGSNQQQSDAAPSGQEPAHSTPTSSSSAVEAVNQPVRQKLGLLAQSEQQQQQEAPSPLLPLPLPPATSPPPPPYAPPAPSPVSPHTPPVPVPPSSPSLASIFHTLGLSISLFRASPSSSSTNSMPLSASPSFSSSSSASDDEVLLIPLSEDTTSEDDVPMLT from the exons ATGACCGTCACTTACAACCTCTGTGCCCTCCTAGTTTTCACCGTAACAG CATGCAGCCATTTTAAGCCTGCTCTATGCTCTG CCCACTGTGGGCATTCCCTCCAAGTCTTAGACAGTGATGTGGGAGAGATCACGAGTTCTGCTTACCACAGCTGGTCCTACCGCTTCGGCTCTACCTACGACTGCTGGATCATCAAGGGTTCGGAAGGAGAACCTATTGTTCTCAG cttttcacAGTTTTCAGTACGGTGTAGGAAGGAATGGGTGTCTATAAAATCGTCTTTTGACAGCGAGCCGCTTGTGCTTTGTGGCTCCAAATTGCCGCAACCAATGGAGTTCCCAGGGGGAAATATTACAGTGATGCACCACTTCCTTCCGCATCTGTTCCCTGTGTCATCTTTTCTGTTGAACTACGCTAGAGGT CCAGACTCTGGTAAATGCCCAGAAACATCCTTTGAGTGTCTGGGGGGTCGCTGCCTTCCTCTCTCTTGGCGCTGTAATGGCCAGGTGGAGTGTCTTGGGGAAAGTGCTGGTCTCGGCACCGATGAACAGGGCTGTGATGCAGAAGTGGGGACCACAGAACCCCCAAAGTACAGCAGCACAATGGCAGGGGAGGAGAAGAACCCGTATTGGGACCCAGATAGACATTATGTTGCAGATTCTGAGTCTGATCTGTGGGCGCTGctgaaggagagggaggaggtggaggccCAGGTGGATAAAGAGCAGTCTCAATCTCACAGAGAACTCATTGTGACGCCCACTCCCATTGAGTGGCCCTGCGGAGGGCTCCTCCAGACCTTCTATGGGACCTTCTCCCCTCCAGCCATCCAGGGCCCCGCGCTGTTCTGTGTCTGGACTCTGGACCCTCAGGACTCGAGGCCACTAAGGCTAGACCTGCAGCAGCTGGTGCTGGGACCTGGGGATAGACTCACTGTGTACAACAGAGAGCAAGGCAAAggagaaattattaaaatt ATCACCAGTGTCTCTAATTACAAATCAGTCCAAGTTGAATCCCATACTGGCCTGCTTTCAATGACATACGAGACTCTTCCTGGTTCGGAGGGGAGCGGCTTTAATGCAACGTTCCATGTTGGGACCTACTGCCCCCCTTGGGAGGGCCGGTGTGGAGGAGCAGCGGGAGGTTGCTTTACCCAGGAGCAACGCTGCGACGGGAAATGGGATTGTCCAGAAACAGGAAAGGACGAGGAGGGTTGCAGGGGCTGCAGTCTGAACCAGTTTGCCTGCGGACTGGCAGGACAGAAAGCGGTGGCATCCAGTCACTTTGCTGGCAGACCGGTGTGCTACCCAGTAACCGAGAGATGTAACTACCAGCTGTACTGTGCCGATGGCAGCGACGAGAGGGACTGCACCGTGTGTCAGCCAGGGACCTTTCATTGTGACAGCGACAG gtgtgtgtttgagagctGGCGCTGTGACGGCCAGGTGGACTGTAAGGACGGAACAGACGAGCTCAACTGCACGGTCATCCTGCCCCGCAAGGTCATCACCGCGGCAACAGTGGGCAGCCTCGTCTGTGGGCTTCTGCTGGTTATTGCCATGGGCTGCACCTGTAAACTGTACTCGCTCAGGACCAGGGAGTACAG CTTGTTTGCGCCCATCAGCCGCCAGGAAGCGGAACTGATCCAGCAGCAGGCTCCTCCATCCTACGGTCAGCTGATTGCACAGGGCATCATCCCCCCAGTGGAGGACTTCCCCACAGAAAACCCCAATGAG ACCTCGTCACTTTCTCTGAGGGGAATCCTCCAGCTCCTCCGTCAGGACGCTGCCAACTCCCCACACCGCAGACGCAGGCCCCGATTTATCCGCCGGGCTGTTCGTCGCATGAGGAGGTGGGGTCTCATCCCTAGACATACGTCCAGGCCGAGTCAGGTGTCTGGCTCCAACCAACAGCAGTCAGACGCCGCTCCCTCTGGCCAGGAACCGGCTCACTCCACTCCCACCAGCTCCTCGTCGGCTGTGGAGGCGGTCAACCAGCCAGTGCGTCAGAAACTTGGCTTGTTGGCGCAGTcagagcaacagcagcagcaggaagcaCCGTCTCCTCTACTGCCGCTGCCACTGCCGCCTGCTACttccccacccccacctccgTATGCTCCCCCAGCTCCAAGCCCCGTGTCTCCCCACACTCCTCCTGTCCCTGTCCCCCCGAGCAGCCCATCTCTGGCCTCCATCTTCCACACGCTGGGCCTGAGTATCTCCCTCTTCAGAGCCTcgccctcttcctcctccaccaacTCCATGCCCCTCTCCGcctctccttctttctcatcctcctcttccgcTTCAGATGACGAGGTACTGCTTATCCCCCTGTCTGAAGATACCACTTCAGAGGATGATGTGCCCATGCTCACCTGA
- the lrp10 gene encoding low-density lipoprotein receptor-related protein 10 isoform X3 produces MTVTYNLCALLVFTVTAHCGHSLQVLDSDVGEITSSAYHSWSYRFGSTYDCWIIKGSEGEPIVLSFSQFSVRCRKEWVSIKSSFDSEPLVLCGSKLPQPMEFPGGNITVMHHFLPHLFPVSSFLLNYARGPDSGKCPETSFECLGGRCLPLSWRCNGQVECLGESAGLGTDEQGCDAEVGTTEPPKYSSTMAGEEKNPYWDPDRHYVADSESDLWALLKEREEVEAQVDKEQSQSHRELIVTPTPIEWPCGGLLQTFYGTFSPPAIQGPALFCVWTLDPQDSRPLRLDLQQLVLGPGDRLTVYNREQGKGEIIKIITSVSNYKSVQVESHTGLLSMTYETLPGSEGSGFNATFHVGTYCPPWEGRCGGAAGGCFTQEQRCDGKWDCPETGKDEEGCRGCSLNQFACGLAGQKAVASSHFAGRPVCYPVTERCNYQLYCADGSDERDCTVCQPGTFHCDSDRCVFESWRCDGQVDCKDGTDELNCTVILPRKVITAATVGSLVCGLLLVIAMGCTCKLYSLRTREYSLFAPISRQEAELIQQQAPPSYGQLIAQGIIPPVEDFPTENPNETSSLSLRGILQLLRQDAANSPHRRRRPRFIRRAVRRMRRWGLIPRHTSRPSQVSGSNQQQSDAAPSGQEPAHSTPTSSSSAVEAVNQPVRQKLGLLAQSEQQQQQEAPSPLLPLPLPPATSPPPPPYAPPAPSPVSPHTPPVPVPPSSPSLASIFHTLGLSISLFRASPSSSSTNSMPLSASPSFSSSSSASDDEVLLIPLSEDTTSEDDVPMLT; encoded by the exons ATGACCGTCACTTACAACCTCTGTGCCCTCCTAGTTTTCACCGTAACAG CCCACTGTGGGCATTCCCTCCAAGTCTTAGACAGTGATGTGGGAGAGATCACGAGTTCTGCTTACCACAGCTGGTCCTACCGCTTCGGCTCTACCTACGACTGCTGGATCATCAAGGGTTCGGAAGGAGAACCTATTGTTCTCAG cttttcacAGTTTTCAGTACGGTGTAGGAAGGAATGGGTGTCTATAAAATCGTCTTTTGACAGCGAGCCGCTTGTGCTTTGTGGCTCCAAATTGCCGCAACCAATGGAGTTCCCAGGGGGAAATATTACAGTGATGCACCACTTCCTTCCGCATCTGTTCCCTGTGTCATCTTTTCTGTTGAACTACGCTAGAGGT CCAGACTCTGGTAAATGCCCAGAAACATCCTTTGAGTGTCTGGGGGGTCGCTGCCTTCCTCTCTCTTGGCGCTGTAATGGCCAGGTGGAGTGTCTTGGGGAAAGTGCTGGTCTCGGCACCGATGAACAGGGCTGTGATGCAGAAGTGGGGACCACAGAACCCCCAAAGTACAGCAGCACAATGGCAGGGGAGGAGAAGAACCCGTATTGGGACCCAGATAGACATTATGTTGCAGATTCTGAGTCTGATCTGTGGGCGCTGctgaaggagagggaggaggtggaggccCAGGTGGATAAAGAGCAGTCTCAATCTCACAGAGAACTCATTGTGACGCCCACTCCCATTGAGTGGCCCTGCGGAGGGCTCCTCCAGACCTTCTATGGGACCTTCTCCCCTCCAGCCATCCAGGGCCCCGCGCTGTTCTGTGTCTGGACTCTGGACCCTCAGGACTCGAGGCCACTAAGGCTAGACCTGCAGCAGCTGGTGCTGGGACCTGGGGATAGACTCACTGTGTACAACAGAGAGCAAGGCAAAggagaaattattaaaatt ATCACCAGTGTCTCTAATTACAAATCAGTCCAAGTTGAATCCCATACTGGCCTGCTTTCAATGACATACGAGACTCTTCCTGGTTCGGAGGGGAGCGGCTTTAATGCAACGTTCCATGTTGGGACCTACTGCCCCCCTTGGGAGGGCCGGTGTGGAGGAGCAGCGGGAGGTTGCTTTACCCAGGAGCAACGCTGCGACGGGAAATGGGATTGTCCAGAAACAGGAAAGGACGAGGAGGGTTGCAGGGGCTGCAGTCTGAACCAGTTTGCCTGCGGACTGGCAGGACAGAAAGCGGTGGCATCCAGTCACTTTGCTGGCAGACCGGTGTGCTACCCAGTAACCGAGAGATGTAACTACCAGCTGTACTGTGCCGATGGCAGCGACGAGAGGGACTGCACCGTGTGTCAGCCAGGGACCTTTCATTGTGACAGCGACAG gtgtgtgtttgagagctGGCGCTGTGACGGCCAGGTGGACTGTAAGGACGGAACAGACGAGCTCAACTGCACGGTCATCCTGCCCCGCAAGGTCATCACCGCGGCAACAGTGGGCAGCCTCGTCTGTGGGCTTCTGCTGGTTATTGCCATGGGCTGCACCTGTAAACTGTACTCGCTCAGGACCAGGGAGTACAG CTTGTTTGCGCCCATCAGCCGCCAGGAAGCGGAACTGATCCAGCAGCAGGCTCCTCCATCCTACGGTCAGCTGATTGCACAGGGCATCATCCCCCCAGTGGAGGACTTCCCCACAGAAAACCCCAATGAG ACCTCGTCACTTTCTCTGAGGGGAATCCTCCAGCTCCTCCGTCAGGACGCTGCCAACTCCCCACACCGCAGACGCAGGCCCCGATTTATCCGCCGGGCTGTTCGTCGCATGAGGAGGTGGGGTCTCATCCCTAGACATACGTCCAGGCCGAGTCAGGTGTCTGGCTCCAACCAACAGCAGTCAGACGCCGCTCCCTCTGGCCAGGAACCGGCTCACTCCACTCCCACCAGCTCCTCGTCGGCTGTGGAGGCGGTCAACCAGCCAGTGCGTCAGAAACTTGGCTTGTTGGCGCAGTcagagcaacagcagcagcaggaagcaCCGTCTCCTCTACTGCCGCTGCCACTGCCGCCTGCTACttccccacccccacctccgTATGCTCCCCCAGCTCCAAGCCCCGTGTCTCCCCACACTCCTCCTGTCCCTGTCCCCCCGAGCAGCCCATCTCTGGCCTCCATCTTCCACACGCTGGGCCTGAGTATCTCCCTCTTCAGAGCCTcgccctcttcctcctccaccaacTCCATGCCCCTCTCCGcctctccttctttctcatcctcctcttccgcTTCAGATGACGAGGTACTGCTTATCCCCCTGTCTGAAGATACCACTTCAGAGGATGATGTGCCCATGCTCACCTGA
- the lrp10 gene encoding low-density lipoprotein receptor-related protein 10 isoform X2 — protein sequence MTVTYNLCALLVFTVTACSHFKPALCSAHCGHSLQVLDSDVGEITSSAYHSWSYRFGSTYDCWIIKGSEGEPIVLSFSQFSVRCRKEWVSIKSSFDSEPLVLCGSKLPQPMEFPGGNITVMHHFLPHLFPVSSFLLNYARDSGKCPETSFECLGGRCLPLSWRCNGQVECLGESAGLGTDEQGCDAEVGTTEPPKYSSTMAGEEKNPYWDPDRHYVADSESDLWALLKEREEVEAQVDKEQSQSHRELIVTPTPIEWPCGGLLQTFYGTFSPPAIQGPALFCVWTLDPQDSRPLRLDLQQLVLGPGDRLTVYNREQGKGEIIKIITSVSNYKSVQVESHTGLLSMTYETLPGSEGSGFNATFHVGTYCPPWEGRCGGAAGGCFTQEQRCDGKWDCPETGKDEEGCRGCSLNQFACGLAGQKAVASSHFAGRPVCYPVTERCNYQLYCADGSDERDCTVCQPGTFHCDSDRCVFESWRCDGQVDCKDGTDELNCTVILPRKVITAATVGSLVCGLLLVIAMGCTCKLYSLRTREYSLFAPISRQEAELIQQQAPPSYGQLIAQGIIPPVEDFPTENPNETSSLSLRGILQLLRQDAANSPHRRRRPRFIRRAVRRMRRWGLIPRHTSRPSQVSGSNQQQSDAAPSGQEPAHSTPTSSSSAVEAVNQPVRQKLGLLAQSEQQQQQEAPSPLLPLPLPPATSPPPPPYAPPAPSPVSPHTPPVPVPPSSPSLASIFHTLGLSISLFRASPSSSSTNSMPLSASPSFSSSSSASDDEVLLIPLSEDTTSEDDVPMLT from the exons ATGACCGTCACTTACAACCTCTGTGCCCTCCTAGTTTTCACCGTAACAG CATGCAGCCATTTTAAGCCTGCTCTATGCTCTG CCCACTGTGGGCATTCCCTCCAAGTCTTAGACAGTGATGTGGGAGAGATCACGAGTTCTGCTTACCACAGCTGGTCCTACCGCTTCGGCTCTACCTACGACTGCTGGATCATCAAGGGTTCGGAAGGAGAACCTATTGTTCTCAG cttttcacAGTTTTCAGTACGGTGTAGGAAGGAATGGGTGTCTATAAAATCGTCTTTTGACAGCGAGCCGCTTGTGCTTTGTGGCTCCAAATTGCCGCAACCAATGGAGTTCCCAGGGGGAAATATTACAGTGATGCACCACTTCCTTCCGCATCTGTTCCCTGTGTCATCTTTTCTGTTGAACTACGCTAGAG ACTCTGGTAAATGCCCAGAAACATCCTTTGAGTGTCTGGGGGGTCGCTGCCTTCCTCTCTCTTGGCGCTGTAATGGCCAGGTGGAGTGTCTTGGGGAAAGTGCTGGTCTCGGCACCGATGAACAGGGCTGTGATGCAGAAGTGGGGACCACAGAACCCCCAAAGTACAGCAGCACAATGGCAGGGGAGGAGAAGAACCCGTATTGGGACCCAGATAGACATTATGTTGCAGATTCTGAGTCTGATCTGTGGGCGCTGctgaaggagagggaggaggtggaggccCAGGTGGATAAAGAGCAGTCTCAATCTCACAGAGAACTCATTGTGACGCCCACTCCCATTGAGTGGCCCTGCGGAGGGCTCCTCCAGACCTTCTATGGGACCTTCTCCCCTCCAGCCATCCAGGGCCCCGCGCTGTTCTGTGTCTGGACTCTGGACCCTCAGGACTCGAGGCCACTAAGGCTAGACCTGCAGCAGCTGGTGCTGGGACCTGGGGATAGACTCACTGTGTACAACAGAGAGCAAGGCAAAggagaaattattaaaatt ATCACCAGTGTCTCTAATTACAAATCAGTCCAAGTTGAATCCCATACTGGCCTGCTTTCAATGACATACGAGACTCTTCCTGGTTCGGAGGGGAGCGGCTTTAATGCAACGTTCCATGTTGGGACCTACTGCCCCCCTTGGGAGGGCCGGTGTGGAGGAGCAGCGGGAGGTTGCTTTACCCAGGAGCAACGCTGCGACGGGAAATGGGATTGTCCAGAAACAGGAAAGGACGAGGAGGGTTGCAGGGGCTGCAGTCTGAACCAGTTTGCCTGCGGACTGGCAGGACAGAAAGCGGTGGCATCCAGTCACTTTGCTGGCAGACCGGTGTGCTACCCAGTAACCGAGAGATGTAACTACCAGCTGTACTGTGCCGATGGCAGCGACGAGAGGGACTGCACCGTGTGTCAGCCAGGGACCTTTCATTGTGACAGCGACAG gtgtgtgtttgagagctGGCGCTGTGACGGCCAGGTGGACTGTAAGGACGGAACAGACGAGCTCAACTGCACGGTCATCCTGCCCCGCAAGGTCATCACCGCGGCAACAGTGGGCAGCCTCGTCTGTGGGCTTCTGCTGGTTATTGCCATGGGCTGCACCTGTAAACTGTACTCGCTCAGGACCAGGGAGTACAG CTTGTTTGCGCCCATCAGCCGCCAGGAAGCGGAACTGATCCAGCAGCAGGCTCCTCCATCCTACGGTCAGCTGATTGCACAGGGCATCATCCCCCCAGTGGAGGACTTCCCCACAGAAAACCCCAATGAG ACCTCGTCACTTTCTCTGAGGGGAATCCTCCAGCTCCTCCGTCAGGACGCTGCCAACTCCCCACACCGCAGACGCAGGCCCCGATTTATCCGCCGGGCTGTTCGTCGCATGAGGAGGTGGGGTCTCATCCCTAGACATACGTCCAGGCCGAGTCAGGTGTCTGGCTCCAACCAACAGCAGTCAGACGCCGCTCCCTCTGGCCAGGAACCGGCTCACTCCACTCCCACCAGCTCCTCGTCGGCTGTGGAGGCGGTCAACCAGCCAGTGCGTCAGAAACTTGGCTTGTTGGCGCAGTcagagcaacagcagcagcaggaagcaCCGTCTCCTCTACTGCCGCTGCCACTGCCGCCTGCTACttccccacccccacctccgTATGCTCCCCCAGCTCCAAGCCCCGTGTCTCCCCACACTCCTCCTGTCCCTGTCCCCCCGAGCAGCCCATCTCTGGCCTCCATCTTCCACACGCTGGGCCTGAGTATCTCCCTCTTCAGAGCCTcgccctcttcctcctccaccaacTCCATGCCCCTCTCCGcctctccttctttctcatcctcctcttccgcTTCAGATGACGAGGTACTGCTTATCCCCCTGTCTGAAGATACCACTTCAGAGGATGATGTGCCCATGCTCACCTGA